The nucleotide sequence AGAACCCGTGGTGGCCCTCTGGGTCTGGCAGTGCGTGGTCGCCGCCGTCCTGCTGAGCTTCGCGCTCTCCATGACCTTCAGCGCCTCGACCGCCTGGCAGGCCGTCCGGGGGCAGCTCTTCGCCCCCGCACCGCGCGCGGTGGTCGACGCGTACGAGCTCGGCACGACCGGCCCCTGGTCCGCGGTGCTCGCGGTCGCCCTGGCGGCCGGCGGGGTGTGGACCGGGGCGATGCTCGGCCGGGAGTTCGGCCAGGCACGGTCCCGGCGCCGGCAGCGCCGCTGCGACCTGCTCGTCCGCTCCCCGCTGCTGCCCGGCGAACAGCCGGGCAGCGAGCGCCTCGTCGTCCTGGAGGGCGAGCGGCCGAACGCCTGGTGGCTGTCGGGGAGCACGCCCCAGCTGGTCATCACCACGGCGGCGCTCCGGCGGTTGAAGGGGCGACAGCTCGACGCGGTCCTGGCGCACGAGCAGGGTCACGCGCGCGCCCGGCACGACTGGCTGCGGCACTGGTCGGCGGCGCTGGCCGCCGGGTTCCCCGGCATCCCGGTCTTCGCG is from Streptomyces venezuelae ATCC 10712 and encodes:
- a CDS encoding M56 family metallopeptidase, which translates into the protein MWVSLALFLLGILTALAAPRLLSRADWVEREPVVALWVWQCVVAAVLLSFALSMTFSASTAWQAVRGQLFAPAPRAVVDAYELGTTGPWSAVLAVALAAGGVWTGAMLGREFGQARSRRRQRRCDLLVRSPLLPGEQPGSERLVVLEGERPNAWWLSGSTPQLVITTAALRRLKGRQLDAVLAHEQGHARARHDWLRHWSAALAAGFPGIPVFAAFREEMHRLVELAADDVASRRFGRLTIALALVELNEDRGVFGPGTAPYGDLPRRVNRLLTAAPRLTAGRRLRLTAAASMVPVVPVLVAFVPALGALGWR